From the Streptococcus oralis ATCC 35037 genome, one window contains:
- the rimM gene encoding ribosome maturation factor RimM (Essential for efficient processing of 16S rRNA), whose product MNYFNVGKIVNTQGLQGEMRVLSVTDFAEERFKKGAELALFDEKDQFVQTVTIASHRKQKNFDIIKFKDMYHINAIEKYKGYSLKVSEEDLNDLDDGEFYYHEIIGLDVYEGDNLIGTIKEILQPGANDVWVVKRKGKRDLLLPYIPPVVLNVDIPNKRVEVEILEGLDDED is encoded by the coding sequence ATGAACTACTTTAATGTTGGGAAAATCGTTAATACGCAGGGTCTACAAGGTGAGATGCGAGTCTTGTCTGTGACTGATTTTGCTGAGGAACGGTTTAAAAAAGGGGCAGAGCTGGCTTTATTTGATGAAAAAGATCAGTTTGTCCAAACAGTGACCATTGCAAGTCATCGTAAGCAGAAGAACTTTGACATTATCAAGTTCAAAGATATGTACCATATCAATGCGATTGAAAAGTACAAGGGATACAGTCTCAAGGTCTCTGAGGAAGACCTAAATGACTTAGATGATGGTGAATTCTACTATCACGAGATTATCGGTTTGGATGTTTACGAGGGAGATAACTTGATAGGAACTATCAAGGAAATCCTACAACCAGGTGCCAACGATGTCTGGGTGGTCAAACGAAAAGGTAAGCGTGATTTGCTTTTACCTTACATTCCGCCAGTAGTTCTCAATGTTGATATTCCAAACAAGCGGGTCGAAGTGGAAATCTTAGAAGGGTTAGATGATGAAGATTGA
- a CDS encoding MazG nucleotide pyrophosphohydrolase domain-containing protein: MKDLTFRQLQAYLLEHYQQSRTEEGLFIKLVEEVGEVAEVLNGRSGRKEGVQDSNEELAKELVDIIHYTVAIAAINDIDLTKAIFEKDKKAAIKYQHERDLESFLKGDLRNIEH, translated from the coding sequence ATGAAGGATTTAACGTTTAGACAATTACAAGCTTACTTACTCGAACATTACCAGCAATCTCGAACTGAGGAAGGCCTCTTTATCAAACTAGTGGAGGAAGTCGGAGAAGTAGCTGAGGTCTTGAATGGGCGCTCTGGTCGAAAAGAGGGTGTCCAGGACTCAAACGAGGAACTTGCCAAAGAACTGGTTGATATCATTCATTACACCGTCGCAATTGCAGCTATTAATGACATAGACCTAACCAAAGCCATCTTTGAGAAAGATAAAAAAGCAGCCATTAAGTACCAACATGAAAGAGATTTGGAGAGTTTTTTGAAGGGAGATTTGAGAAATATTGAACACTGA
- the kphA gene encoding RNA-binding protein KphA, with the protein MDTIENLIIAIVKPLISQPDALTIKIKDTPEFLEYHLDLDQSDVGRVIGRKGRTISAIRTIVYSVPTEDKKVRIVIDEK; encoded by the coding sequence ATGGATACGATTGAAAATCTCATTATTGCGATTGTGAAACCTTTGATTTCACAACCTGATGCCTTAACTATCAAGATTAAAGACACACCAGAGTTTTTGGAGTATCACTTGGATCTTGACCAAAGCGATGTCGGTCGTGTTATCGGTCGTAAGGGTCGCACTATCTCAGCGATAAGAACGATTGTCTACTCTGTCCCAACTGAAGACAAAAAAGTAAGAATCGTTATCGATGAAAAATAA
- the rpsP gene encoding 30S ribosomal protein S16 produces the protein MAVKIRLTRMGSKKKPFYRINVADSRSPRDGRFIETVGTYNPLVAENQVTLKEDRVLAWLADGAQPSDTVRNILSKEGVLKKFHDSKFSK, from the coding sequence TAAAATCCGTTTGACTCGTATGGGTTCTAAGAAAAAACCTTTCTACCGTATCAACGTAGCAGACTCACGTTCACCACGTGACGGACGTTTCATCGAAACAGTTGGGACTTACAACCCACTTGTTGCTGAAAACCAAGTAACTTTGAAAGAAGACCGCGTTCTTGCATGGTTGGCTGATGGAGCTCAACCTTCAGATACAGTTCGCAACATCCTTTCAAAAGAAGGTGTATTGAAAAAATTCCACGATTCTAAATTCTCAAAATAA